The proteins below come from a single Oncorhynchus gorbuscha isolate QuinsamMale2020 ecotype Even-year linkage group LG12, OgorEven_v1.0, whole genome shotgun sequence genomic window:
- the sh3kbp1 gene encoding SH3 domain-containing kinase-binding protein 1 isoform X4 — MVEAVVEFDYEAQQEDELSLHVGDIIVKVTKDDGGWWEGEIDGRRGLFPDNFVREIKKDVKREVGPKSDLSNGSASPVSEPSLRPARKGDQIRQRRCKASFSYVPQNEDELELKIGDVINILGEVEEGWWEGSLNGKTGMFPSNFTRELEDTPPSLDTSTRSSQEELRSSRTSKDSPGSESDGGESRSDSGEIQPKKVRGFGFGDIFKDQPIRLRPASEDMDTEGEKAQVRKSPSVAPETMKAEPEGKVKGRELCKVIFPYDAQNEDELSIKDGEIISIINRDCADAGWWMGEVGGRKGVFPDNFVKLLIPDVERPKKPPPPSAPSAKHTTEKRSEVRKIPPERPEHLPHRPPDDNKGEEVKVGEIPKPTLPSKSPKKPHPPKTSSSHLPPRRPDRPERPPTVPCESPKFEGGAVTPDPASDRSKDIDVVDLDSVVLSTEKLNHPTAMRPRVLDRRPRSQIISTSSLSSIDLLNFPVVEEEKSEKDKEEEQDSLCPRPVDVSKRKALPTITVPDSKCVLPPKPAVLPPLSTGSLALHSTSPSPSTVNHTSSGLSPSPECRPTPTLEELRGQLRELRASVELLKSQHRQEMKQLSSDLEEEKRIRITLQIEVEQIKKSLAK, encoded by the exons ATGG tagaGGCAGTGGTAGAGTTTGACTACGAGGCTCAACAGGAGGATGAGTTGAGTCTGCATGTTGGTGACATCATCGTAAAGGTAACGAAGGATGACGGAGGATggtgggaaggagagatagacggACGGAGGGGGCTGTTCCCAGACAACTTTGTCAGG GAGATAAAGaaggatgtaaagagagaggtggggcctAAGTCTGATCTCTCCAATGGCAGTGCAAGCCCTGTGTCTGAGCCCAGCCTACGACCAGCCAGGAAAG GAGATCAGATCCGCCAAAGGAGGTGTAAGGCGTCATTTAGCTATGTTCCCCAGAATGAGGACGAGTTAGAGCTGAAGATAGGAGATGTCATCAACATactgggggag GTGGAGGAGGGCTGGTGGGAGGGCAGTCTGAATGGTAAGACAGGGATGTTTCCCTCCAACTTCACCAGAGAGCTGGAGGACACGCCCCCTTCACTAGACACATCCACTAGGTCATCACAGGAGGAGCTACGCAGCAGCAGGACCA GTAAAGACAGTCCAGGCAGTGAGAGTGATGGCGGAGAGAGTCGCTCTGACAGCGGAGAGATTCAACCCAAAAAG GTTCGAGGGTTCGGGTTCGGTGACATCTTTAAAGACCAGCCCATCAGACTGAGACCTGCATCTGAAGATatggacacagagggagagaag GCACAGGTTAGGAAATCACCCTCTGTTGCCCCGGAAACTATGAAGGCGGAACCTGAGGGCAAGGTGAAAG GCCGTGAGCTGTGTAAAGTCATCTTCCCGTACGACGCCCAGAACGAAGACGAGCTGTCAATCAAAGACGGAGAGATCATCTCCATCAttaacagg GACTGTGCTGACGCGGGGTGGTGGATGGGGGAGGTAGGGGGGAGAAAGGGAGTCTTCCCTGATAACTTTGTCAAGCTGCTAATTCCTGATGTAGAG AGACCAAAGAAGCCGCCTCCCCCCAGTGCCCCATCAGCTAAACACACCACAG AGAAAAGATCGGAAGTCAGAAAGATACCCCCGGAGCGCCCCGAGCACCTGCCTCATAGACCACCTGATGACAACAAAg gtGAGGAGGTGAAGGTTGGAGAGATCCCTAAGCCCACCCTCCCATCCAAATCTCCAAAGAAGCCCCACCCACCAAAGACAagctcctcccacctccctccccgaCGCCCTGACAGACCTGAGAGACCTCCTACTGTacc GTGCGAGAGCCCTAAGTTTGAGGGTGGGGCTGTGACTCCAGATCCTGCCTCTGACAGGTCAAAAGATATTG atgtggttGACTTGGACTCTGTAGTCTTGTCTACAGAAAAACTAAACCACCCGACCGCAATGAGACCAAGAGTCCTCGACCGCAGACCACGCTCCCAGATCATCAGCACA TCTTCTCTGTCCAGTATTGACTTGCTGAACTTtcctgtggtggaggaggagaagagtgagaaggacaaggaggaggagcaggactcCTTATGTCCAAGACCAGTAGATGTCTCTAAGAGGAAAGCACTTCCCACCATCACT GTACCTGACAGTAAGTGTGTGCTGCCCCCCAAGCCTGCGGTCCTCCCCCCACTTTCCACAGGAAGCCTGGCCCTCCACTCAACAAGTCCATCCCCTTCAACTGTAAACCACACCTCTTCCGGGTTAAGCCCCTCCCCTGAGTGTAGGCCGACACCCACCCTGGAGGAGCTGAGAGGACAGCTTAGAGAGCTGAGAGCCTCTGTAGAACTGCTGAAGAGCCAACACAG GCAGGAGATGAAGCAGTTGTCTAGTGAcctggaagaggagaagaggatccgCATTACTCTACag ATAGAGGTGGAGCAGATTAAGAAGAGTTTAGCTAAATga